A single window of Balaenoptera acutorostrata chromosome X, mBalAcu1.1, whole genome shotgun sequence DNA harbors:
- the GSPT2 gene encoding eukaryotic peptide chain release factor GTP-binding subunit ERF3B, with protein MDPGSSSSSDSAPDCWDQVDMEAPGLAPSGDRAASAAAAAAAEAQREPLSSAFSRQLNVNAKPFVPNVHAAEFVPSFLRGPCQPQTPPADAPGIDETCPGAGDPQGKRLGRGAPVEHSKEEQLVWHEGSNSAVTMELSEPVVENGEVEMVLEESWEHNKEVSEAEPGGSSLGDSGPPEESGQEMIEKEEIRKSKSVVVPSGAPKKEHVNVVFIGHVDAGKSTIGGQIMFLTGMVDKRTLEKYEREAKEKNRETWYLSWALDTNQEERDKGKTVEVGRAYFETEKKHFTILDAPGHKSFVPNMIGGASQADLAVLVISARKGEFETGFEKGGQTREHAMLAKTAGVKYLIVLINKMDDPTVNWSSERYEECKEKLVPFLKKVGFSPKKDIHFMPCSGLTGANIKEQSDFCPWYTGLPFIPYLDNMPNFNRSIDGPIRLPIVDKYKDMGTVVLGKLESGSIFKGQQLVMMPNKHNVEVLGILSDDAETDYVAPGENLKIRLKGIEEEEILPGFILCDPNNLCHSGRTFDVQIVIIEHKSIICPGYNAVLHIHTCIEEVEITALISLVDKKSGEKSKTRPRFVKQDQVCIARLRTAGTICLETFKDFPQMGRFTLRDEGKTIAIGKVLKLVPEKD; from the coding sequence ATGGAtccgggcagcagcagcagcagcgactCGGCTCCCGACTGCTGGGACCAGGTGGACATGGAAGCACCGGGTTTGGCCCCGAGCGGGGACCGAGCCGCCTCGGCGGCTGCGGCAGCGGCGGCCGAGGCCCAGCGTGAGCCCCTCAGCTCGGCCTTCAGCCGACAGCTCAACGTCAACGCCAAACCCTTCGTGCCTAACGTCCATGCCGCGGAGTTCGTGCCGTCCTTCCTGCGGGGCCCGTGCCAGCCGCAGACCCCCCCGGCCGACGCCCCCGGCATCGATGAAACCTGCCCCGGCGCGGGCGACCCTCAAGGTAAAAGGCTGGGACGGGGGGCACCTGTGGAACATTCCAAAGAGGAACAGCTAGTGTGGCATGAAGGTTCCAATTCAGCCGTTACCATGGAACTTTCGGAACCTGTTGTAGAAAATGGAGAGGTGGAGATGGTCTTAGAAGAATCATGGGAGCACAATAAAGAAGTAAGTGAAGCTGAGCCAGGGGGTAGTTCCTTGGGAGATTCGGGGCCCCCAGAAGAAAGTGGCCAGGAAATGATTgagaaagaggaaatcagaaaatcgAAATCTGTGGTCGTACCCTCAGGTGCTCCTAAAAAAGAACACGTAAATGTGGTATTCATTGGGCATGTAGATGCCGGAAAGTCAACCATTGGAGGACAGATCATGTTTTTGACAGGAATGGTTGACAAAAGGACACTTGAGAAATATGAAAgagaagctaaagaaaaaaacagagaaacttGGTATTTGTCCTGGGCCTTAGATACAAATCAGGAAGAACGAGACAAGGGTAAAACAGTAGAAGTGGGTCGTGCCTAttttgaaacagaaaagaaacatttcacaattttagATGCCCCTGGCCACAAGAGTTTTGTCCCAAATATGATTGGTGGTGCTTCTCAAGCTGATTTGGCTGTACTGGTAATCTCTGCCAGGAAAGGAGAGTTTGAGACTGGATTTGAAAAAGGTGGACAGACAAGAGAACATGCGATGTTGGCAAAAACAGCAGGGGTGAAATATTTAATAGTGCTTATTAATAAGATGGATGATCCCACAGTAAATTGGAGCAGCGAGAGATATGAAGAATGTAAAGAAAAGCTAGTGCCCTTTTTGAAGAAAGTCGGCTTCAGTCCCAAAAAGGACATTCACTTTATGCCCTGCTCAGGGCTTACCGGGGCAAATATTAAAGAGCAATCAGATTTCTGCCCTTGGTACACTGGATTACCATTCATTCCGTATTTGGATAATATGCCAAACTTCAACAGATCCATTGATGGACCAATTAGACTGCCAATTGTGGATAAGTACAAGGATATGGGCACTGTGGTCCTGGGAAAGCTGGAATCAGGATCCATTTTTAAAGGCCAGCAGCTTGTGATGATGCCAAATAAGCACAATGTGGAAGTTCTTGGAATACTTTCTGATGATGCTGAAACTGATTATGTAGCCCCAGGTGAAAACCTTAAAATCAGACTGAAGGGAATTGAAGAAGAAGAGATTCTTCCAGGATTCATACTCTGTGATCCTAATAATCTTTGCCATTCTGGACGCACATTTGATGTTCAGATAGTGATTATTGAGCACAAGTCCATCATCTGCCCAGGTTATAATGCGGTGCTGCACATTCATACTTGTATTGAGGAAGTTGAGATAACAGCCTTAATCTCCTTGGTAGATAAAAAATCAGGAGAAAAGAGTAAGACACGGCCCCGCTTCGTGAAACAAGATCAAGTGTGCATTGCCCGTTTAAGGACAGCAGGAACTATCTGCCTTGAGACATTCAAAGATTTTCCTCAAATGGGTCGTTTTACTTTGAGAGATGAGGGTAAGACCATTGCGATTGGAAAAGTTCTGAAACTGGTCCCAGAGAAGGACTAA